From the genome of Terriglobales bacterium, one region includes:
- a CDS encoding tetratricopeptide repeat protein — MKTPPKRKWASRVKAAKERIRALRRPIYVVSLSLLAAGFFAFTFSVNRLYAEKRSHLSAYWFQQGQAELEEGRPQNAIPDLRTALLYSHENSRYQLNLARALAAANRVPEARSYFLNLLEEEPGNGSVNLELARLSAKDNDPNQARRYFNGAIYGAWDTDPILKRQQVRQELISFLIANDLKTQAHGELMSYTAEMPSTPNAQLWVARTFTKLGDDRSALDFFVAASQTNRRDVTALLGAGWAAFRLGRYREAVEYFKGAESLHEDPSTLQMIELVTSVIELNPFDSSISAAERRHRLMLAMGIADQRLKTCADSHDVDLDTVSGDPLQLARSQWSYLNRQLRGTYNNSGLVQLLAPVASLITNIEQNGGCGAQTPNDQAMLRIYQGGGELQR, encoded by the coding sequence ATGAAGACTCCCCCAAAACGCAAATGGGCTTCCCGCGTTAAGGCGGCGAAGGAGAGAATCAGGGCTCTCCGCAGGCCTATCTATGTCGTTTCTTTGTCGTTGCTTGCGGCCGGTTTTTTTGCATTCACCTTCAGCGTCAATCGGCTCTATGCCGAGAAGCGGAGCCACCTCAGCGCCTACTGGTTCCAGCAGGGACAAGCGGAGTTAGAGGAAGGCCGCCCGCAAAATGCCATCCCTGATTTAAGGACGGCTCTTCTCTACTCGCACGAGAATTCTCGATATCAACTCAACCTCGCGCGTGCGCTTGCAGCCGCCAATCGCGTTCCGGAAGCCCGATCTTATTTCCTTAACCTGCTTGAGGAAGAGCCGGGTAACGGCTCGGTCAATCTTGAACTCGCTCGCCTTTCGGCCAAAGACAACGATCCAAATCAGGCCAGACGCTACTTTAATGGCGCGATCTACGGGGCGTGGGACACGGATCCCATTTTGAAACGGCAGCAGGTTCGGCAGGAGCTGATCAGCTTTCTCATCGCAAATGATCTCAAAACTCAGGCACACGGCGAACTGATGAGCTATACGGCGGAGATGCCGAGTACGCCGAACGCTCAACTCTGGGTAGCACGGACATTCACAAAACTCGGCGACGATCGCAGTGCTCTGGATTTCTTTGTTGCCGCTTCGCAAACGAACCGTCGAGACGTAACGGCGCTACTCGGAGCAGGCTGGGCAGCCTTTCGACTAGGTCGCTATCGTGAGGCAGTGGAGTACTTCAAAGGGGCGGAGTCGCTGCATGAAGATCCTTCGACACTGCAGATGATCGAGCTCGTGACCTCGGTGATCGAGCTCAATCCATTCGACAGCAGCATTTCCGCCGCGGAACGACGTCACCGGCTCATGCTGGCGATGGGGATCGCCGATCAGCGACTAAAAACGTGTGCCGACTCTCATGACGTTGATCTCGACACCGTCAGTGGCGATCCGCTCCAGCTTGCCCGCTCGCAGTGGAGCTATTTGAATCGACAGCTCCGTGGCACATACAACAATTCGGGACTCGTGCAATTGCTCGCCCCAGTCGCCTCGCTCATCACCAACATCGAGCAAAACGGCGGATGCGGCGCGCAAACGCCAAATGACCAGGCAATGCTGCGCATTTACCAAGGTGGAGGGGAGCTGCAAAGGTGA
- a CDS encoding cyclic nucleotide-binding domain-containing protein — protein MAPAKEITLTIDEQKVTVPAGTTIFDAARINGIPIPTLCHQQNETPVGVCRVCVVDVGARVYTAACIREAENNMVVKTNTDKVKGARKTLVELLMADHPSPCAREQQSGDCELETLAKSYSVGTPRFAKRLTPSHQKDESSLSIMVDHSACILCDRCIRGCSEIRHNFVIARQGKGYAAAISFDADLPMGSSSCVSCGECMVSCPTGALTNKKVLGQQLEHGATLSGMSVQAQELLELPVFKGVSGTFLELNKGAVVKRTYRKGEVICREGDYGSTAFYLVEGTVDIFISTPRAHVDTEGSQDGFLSKLASKLKPRKEHQREEENTARKFIYIDAPVDLEYDHPVAKLHAGDLFGEMTCMNFYPRSATVVASEDVVCLEMLRNVLDVLQKNKTFRAKLDANYRVRALETHLKSVPVFTSLTQDFIDHLRDRVELLRFAPGQVICRQGDPADSFYLVRIGFIKVSEDHPGGELVLSYLARGNYFGEIGLLSDEGRRTATCAALDHVEVVKIHREDFREMVGRFPQVRASLEAVARERIEENRSRMHNLQSVPVDDFLKQGLMDAQSLLVLDLDRCTRCDQCVKACADAHDGITRLIRDGLRFENYLVATSCRQCRDPLCMVGCPVGSIRRRNSLEVIIEDWCVGCGLCANNCPYGNINLHEFPAPAGSTGQKATVKKATSCNLCYDHPEPSCVYACPHDAAHRINPPEFFGQILGGKQVEGVPYSMAPGMMDRRK, from the coding sequence ATGGCTCCGGCAAAGGAGATCACACTCACTATCGACGAGCAGAAAGTTACCGTTCCCGCCGGTACCACGATCTTCGATGCCGCTCGCATCAACGGCATCCCTATCCCAACGCTTTGCCACCAGCAAAACGAAACTCCAGTCGGTGTCTGCCGCGTTTGCGTCGTCGATGTTGGCGCGCGTGTGTACACCGCCGCTTGCATTCGCGAAGCGGAAAACAACATGGTGGTAAAAACCAACACCGACAAGGTCAAAGGCGCGCGCAAGACCTTGGTCGAACTGCTGATGGCCGATCACCCCTCGCCGTGCGCTCGTGAACAGCAGTCGGGCGATTGCGAACTGGAGACACTGGCGAAGAGCTACAGTGTCGGCACACCACGCTTTGCCAAGCGACTGACGCCTTCGCATCAGAAAGACGAGTCCTCGCTGAGCATCATGGTGGATCACTCCGCCTGCATCCTGTGCGATCGCTGTATCCGCGGGTGTTCGGAGATTCGCCACAACTTCGTGATTGCGCGTCAGGGCAAGGGCTATGCGGCGGCCATCTCCTTCGATGCTGACCTCCCGATGGGAAGTTCCTCGTGCGTTTCATGCGGCGAGTGCATGGTTTCCTGTCCTACAGGTGCGCTGACCAACAAGAAAGTCCTCGGCCAGCAGCTTGAACATGGCGCCACTCTCAGTGGGATGTCTGTTCAAGCCCAGGAATTACTGGAGTTGCCGGTATTCAAGGGAGTCTCCGGTACATTCCTCGAACTGAACAAGGGCGCAGTGGTAAAGCGCACGTATCGGAAAGGCGAGGTCATCTGCCGCGAAGGCGACTACGGTTCTACTGCCTTCTACCTGGTGGAGGGCACCGTGGACATCTTCATCTCCACACCACGGGCTCACGTTGATACCGAAGGCTCGCAAGACGGATTCCTGAGCAAGCTTGCCAGCAAGTTGAAGCCGCGCAAGGAACACCAGCGCGAGGAAGAAAATACCGCGCGCAAGTTTATCTACATCGATGCACCCGTCGATCTCGAATACGACCATCCGGTTGCGAAACTGCATGCTGGCGATCTCTTCGGCGAGATGACGTGCATGAACTTTTATCCGCGTAGCGCGACGGTAGTCGCGTCGGAAGACGTTGTTTGCCTCGAGATGCTGCGCAATGTGCTCGACGTCCTGCAGAAGAACAAAACGTTCCGTGCCAAGCTCGATGCCAATTACCGCGTTCGCGCGCTTGAGACTCACCTCAAGAGCGTTCCGGTCTTTACTTCTCTTACGCAGGACTTCATCGACCACCTTCGTGATCGCGTCGAACTGCTGCGCTTTGCTCCCGGCCAGGTGATCTGTCGTCAGGGCGATCCGGCCGACAGCTTCTATCTGGTTCGCATTGGTTTCATTAAGGTCAGCGAAGATCATCCCGGCGGGGAACTGGTGCTCTCGTATCTGGCCCGCGGAAACTACTTCGGCGAAATCGGATTGCTCTCTGATGAGGGCCGCCGTACCGCGACTTGTGCCGCTCTCGATCACGTGGAGGTCGTCAAGATTCATCGCGAGGACTTCCGCGAGATGGTGGGACGCTTCCCGCAAGTGCGAGCGAGCCTCGAAGCCGTGGCACGCGAGCGTATCGAGGAAAATCGCAGCCGCATGCATAACCTGCAGAGCGTGCCGGTGGACGACTTCCTGAAGCAAGGCTTGATGGACGCCCAAAGCCTGCTCGTGCTCGATCTGGATCGCTGCACGCGCTGCGATCAATGTGTGAAAGCCTGCGCCGACGCGCACGACGGTATTACCCGGCTCATTCGTGACGGCCTGCGCTTTGAGAACTATCTGGTAGCCACATCTTGTCGCCAGTGCCGCGATCCGCTGTGCATGGTGGGTTGTCCAGTGGGATCGATTCGTCGCCGCAATTCACTTGAAGTGATTATTGAAGACTGGTGTGTAGGTTGCGGCTTGTGCGCGAATAACTGTCCCTACGGAAACATCAATCTGCACGAATTCCCCGCTCCAGCCGGAAGCACTGGGCAAAAGGCCACTGTCAAGAAAGCTACTTCGTGCAATCTCTGCTACGACCATCCCGAACCGAGCTGCGTCTACGCGTGTCCACATGATGCCGCGCATCGTATTAATCCACCGGAGTTCTTCGGCCAGATACTGGGCGGCAAGCAGGTCGAAGGCGTGCCCTACAGCATGGCTCCCGGAATGATGGACCGAAGGAAGTAG
- a CDS encoding chloride channel protein has protein sequence MIDTNVIAPNSPPVIEDRAAPETPAQGERFFLLLAIFIGIFSGLAVVCFRITIDFLRIVLLGSSVTPTFPRILLAPALTGIVIALLVMFVFPRVRGSGVNQTKSALYVYDGYIPFRTAIGKFICSALAIGSGQSLGPEDPSLQIGASIASALGRKLELTRERLRLIAPVGAAAGLAAAFNSPISAILFVIEEVIGRWTAGFLGAVVLSAVSSVVVARYFLGSQPLFRIPEVQFIAPSELLAYAALGIVGAFASVLLAKAIQVLRPRMKALPRWTQLFQPALAGLIIGAIALAGRPEVMGAGYEFIDQAMHDQFPWKILAILAGLKILTTVLSFVSGTPGGMFAPTLFIGAMLGSAVGGVERHFFPHLTLSIGTYALVGMGVLFAGFLRVPMTSVFMVLEVSGNYSIIVPVILANTLSYLISRNLQPVPIFDLLSRQDGLGLPSMEEQREERVLRVEDAMRAVDVPVIDSQIPADEALEIAENHAAAEILVDDPPFGWSSLTVGALRDAVEQNSSEPTVASLLSEPHMPPIYPDHSLDFVLRHISQWSFLPVTHRANNRRIVGLITMNDVMKAFDK, from the coding sequence GTGATAGATACTAATGTCATCGCTCCGAATAGCCCACCTGTGATTGAAGACAGAGCTGCACCGGAGACGCCGGCGCAGGGCGAACGTTTCTTTCTATTACTCGCAATCTTCATCGGCATCTTCTCGGGACTGGCGGTTGTTTGCTTTCGCATCACGATTGACTTTCTTCGAATTGTACTGCTGGGTTCGTCCGTCACGCCTACCTTCCCGCGCATTCTCTTAGCACCTGCCCTGACCGGAATCGTGATCGCCCTGCTAGTCATGTTCGTTTTTCCGCGCGTGCGTGGCAGCGGGGTCAACCAGACCAAGTCTGCACTGTATGTCTACGACGGATACATCCCATTTCGGACCGCGATCGGAAAATTCATCTGCTCAGCATTGGCTATCGGTTCTGGCCAGTCCTTGGGTCCCGAGGATCCGTCTTTGCAGATTGGTGCCTCAATTGCCTCTGCGCTCGGTCGAAAGCTGGAACTCACGCGAGAGAGGTTGCGCCTAATTGCTCCGGTTGGCGCAGCGGCCGGACTTGCCGCCGCATTCAACTCACCTATCTCCGCAATCCTGTTTGTAATCGAGGAAGTCATTGGACGCTGGACAGCGGGATTTCTCGGAGCGGTTGTGCTGTCAGCCGTATCAAGCGTCGTGGTTGCTCGTTACTTCCTCGGATCGCAGCCGTTGTTCCGCATTCCGGAAGTGCAGTTCATCGCACCCAGCGAGTTGCTTGCGTATGCAGCCCTTGGAATTGTGGGCGCCTTTGCGTCGGTCCTGCTCGCAAAAGCAATTCAAGTGCTCCGTCCTCGAATGAAGGCCCTCCCGCGCTGGACGCAGCTTTTTCAGCCAGCGCTCGCAGGCCTGATCATCGGCGCGATCGCGCTCGCCGGACGTCCCGAGGTGATGGGAGCCGGTTACGAGTTTATCGATCAGGCGATGCATGACCAGTTTCCCTGGAAAATCCTTGCGATCCTTGCTGGTCTGAAGATCCTCACAACAGTGCTCTCGTTCGTCAGCGGGACACCCGGCGGAATGTTTGCTCCCACGCTATTCATTGGGGCCATGCTCGGAAGCGCCGTGGGCGGTGTCGAGCGGCACTTCTTTCCTCATCTGACACTATCGATCGGGACTTATGCGCTGGTAGGCATGGGAGTGCTCTTCGCGGGCTTCCTGCGCGTTCCCATGACTTCGGTCTTCATGGTGCTGGAGGTGAGCGGCAATTACTCCATTATTGTTCCGGTGATTCTTGCCAACACGCTCTCTTACCTGATTTCCCGAAACCTTCAACCCGTTCCCATTTTTGACTTGCTCAGCCGGCAGGACGGTCTCGGATTGCCCTCAATGGAGGAGCAACGCGAAGAGCGTGTCTTGCGAGTGGAAGACGCCATGCGCGCCGTCGACGTTCCCGTTATCGATTCCCAGATCCCAGCCGACGAAGCTCTTGAAATTGCAGAAAACCACGCCGCAGCTGAGATTCTGGTGGACGATCCTCCATTTGGTTGGTCGAGTCTCACGGTTGGAGCTTTGCGCGATGCAGTAGAGCAAAATTCCAGCGAGCCCACCGTTGCCAGTCTCCTCTCCGAACCGCACATGCCGCCGATCTACCCGGATCACAGCCTCGATTTTGTCTTGCGACACATTTCGCAATGGTCGTTCCTGCCAGTAACTCATCGTGCTAATAACCGAAGGATCGTTGGCTTGATCACGATGAACGATGTGATGAAGGCATTCGATAAGTGA
- a CDS encoding cytochrome c3 family protein, whose translation MARKRTAKSLGQRHDFHYFQRWGRWRLLRAGLMSALPALAIIWLVGYALQRNAAPYSSGPLSSVHSFTGKRCDTCHAPALKAGFISVGFRKHVSDKACLSCHQAPDHQALQTFTPNCASCHSEHVGSQHLRQATDETCVQCHGDLKVKNGSPHYQTAIYNFDAKHPEFAPLRVDTRDPGTIRLNHAVHMRAGLLGPNSQPVQMQCQDCHRTPAEQGGPWKYGQARMVEAALHSPDPHNPAMPPEPVRPGTGRAYMAAPTFATACQSCHALQFDSHFSESVPHDKPEVVHEFIVGKLTEYIKKHPEAVNEPPRPMRIMFGGTISREPQTAKIAHSPEEWVTLRTLDAETLLWHKTCQQCHSLKYTQTDQNGLAGLPEVAPSNIKPVWLPNSVFSHYAHVSIDCKSCHTRTLTSQETADVLIPSIKTCQQCHNGEPTKIGQAQNGCFLCHQYHNWKQRNEPFTPTHNLQELRGANGSSSPSGAHSQLEASTFGFHLLKSGSKSR comes from the coding sequence ATGGCCCGGAAACGCACAGCCAAGAGCCTCGGACAACGACACGACTTCCACTACTTCCAAAGGTGGGGGCGATGGCGATTACTCCGTGCTGGGCTGATGAGCGCTCTTCCGGCGCTCGCCATCATTTGGCTCGTCGGCTATGCGCTCCAACGGAATGCGGCGCCTTACTCCAGCGGCCCGCTCTCGTCGGTGCACTCGTTTACCGGTAAGCGTTGCGATACCTGCCACGCACCAGCACTCAAGGCAGGATTCATAAGCGTTGGCTTCCGCAAGCATGTCAGCGATAAGGCGTGCCTCAGCTGCCATCAGGCTCCGGACCACCAGGCACTGCAGACGTTCACTCCGAACTGCGCATCCTGCCACAGCGAACATGTCGGATCGCAGCACCTGCGCCAGGCTACGGATGAAACCTGCGTGCAGTGCCACGGCGATCTCAAGGTAAAGAACGGCTCGCCGCATTATCAGACTGCGATCTATAACTTTGACGCAAAGCATCCCGAGTTCGCTCCCCTGCGCGTTGACACTCGCGATCCTGGCACTATCAGGCTGAATCATGCGGTGCACATGCGGGCTGGGCTACTTGGTCCGAACTCGCAGCCCGTACAGATGCAATGCCAGGATTGCCATCGCACGCCGGCCGAGCAAGGTGGACCTTGGAAATACGGACAGGCGCGCATGGTGGAAGCAGCCTTACACTCCCCAGATCCACATAATCCGGCGATGCCGCCCGAGCCAGTGCGTCCCGGAACGGGACGGGCCTACATGGCCGCTCCCACATTCGCGACCGCCTGCCAAAGCTGCCACGCGCTGCAATTTGACAGTCACTTCTCCGAATCGGTGCCCCACGATAAACCTGAAGTCGTACACGAGTTCATCGTGGGCAAGTTAACGGAGTACATCAAGAAGCATCCGGAGGCAGTGAATGAGCCGCCTCGTCCAATGCGGATTATGTTCGGTGGAACGATCTCTCGCGAGCCGCAGACGGCCAAGATCGCCCACAGTCCGGAGGAGTGGGTAACGCTACGCACTTTAGATGCCGAAACTCTGCTCTGGCACAAGACATGTCAACAGTGCCATTCACTCAAGTACACGCAAACCGATCAGAACGGGCTCGCGGGACTGCCCGAAGTGGCGCCGTCAAACATCAAACCGGTGTGGCTGCCTAACTCCGTCTTCAGCCACTACGCTCACGTCAGCATCGACTGCAAGTCCTGTCACACTCGCACGCTTACCAGCCAGGAAACAGCAGACGTCCTGATTCCCAGCATCAAGACCTGCCAGCAGTGCCATAACGGCGAGCCCACAAAGATCGGGCAGGCTCAGAATGGCTGCTTCCTTTGCCACCAGTACCACAACTGGAAGCAAAGAAATGAACCGTTCACTCCAACTCACAACCTGCAAGAACTGAGGGGTGCAAACGGCTCATCTTCACCATCTGGAGCGCACTCACAGCTCGAAGCAAGTACGTTCGGTTTTCATCTCCTGAAGTCCGGCTCCAAGTCCCGCTAA
- the def gene encoding peptide deformylase, which translates to MTMLLKLLQVGEPVLRDRARPLSSEEILSGPIQELISSMHDTLRDAPGVGLAAPQVGVPIQLAIIEDPPEYWTELSASDLAARERTAVPFHVIINPRITSASEPSIEFFEGCLSLDGFTALVPRSREVTVECLDERAEPKTIRASGWYARILQHEIDHLNGTIYIDRMLSRTFMSLDNYKRFWKSEKIEEVRKRFAE; encoded by the coding sequence ATGACAATGCTGCTCAAGCTCCTTCAAGTTGGAGAACCGGTGTTACGCGACCGGGCTCGGCCGCTCAGTTCAGAAGAGATTCTTTCCGGTCCTATTCAAGAGTTGATCTCATCGATGCATGACACGCTGCGAGACGCGCCAGGTGTCGGACTAGCAGCTCCTCAGGTAGGGGTTCCGATACAGCTCGCAATTATCGAAGATCCACCGGAGTATTGGACCGAACTCTCGGCAAGTGACCTGGCTGCGCGGGAGCGAACAGCAGTTCCGTTTCACGTGATCATTAATCCCAGAATCACTTCTGCCAGTGAGCCTTCGATCGAGTTCTTTGAAGGATGCTTGAGTCTTGACGGTTTCACGGCTCTGGTGCCGCGTTCACGAGAGGTAACAGTCGAGTGCCTCGATGAACGCGCCGAGCCAAAGACGATTCGTGCTTCCGGCTGGTACGCCAGAATCCTGCAGCATGAGATCGATCACTTGAACGGAACTATTTACATCGATCGAATGCTTAGTCGCACCTTCATGTCACTCGATAACTACAAGCGCTTTTGGAAGAGCGAGAAAATCGAAGAGGTCAGGAAGAGGTTCGCGGAGTAG
- a CDS encoding DUF2911 domain-containing protein has protein sequence MQKRMLLAFLAIGAMMFGAAESYAQSILNLPRASQHALVTQRVGITDISINYSRPLVNKRQIWGKLVPYGQVWRAGANENTTIEFADPVTVEGKQLAKGTYGLHMIPGENEWTVIFSKVSTAWGSFSYKEDEDALRVSVKPQSGEFREALVYDFDDVTPDSTLVTMRWEKVSVPFRIGVPVSDVVQADVKNQLRGGAQYIWEPWDEAANYFLASKTNLPQALDYANHSIQVESRFDNLITKSQVLEAMGKKDESAAARAQALDLANALQIHGYARQLQSQGHQDQALELFRTNVKKYPKGWVARNEAARLSVAHGDYDNAVKEMKLAVNEAPDIYKPALNGLVKRLEAKDDINK, from the coding sequence ATGCAAAAGCGAATGCTGCTCGCATTTCTTGCGATCGGCGCGATGATGTTCGGCGCGGCCGAGTCGTATGCACAAAGCATCTTGAACCTGCCACGCGCCAGCCAGCATGCCCTGGTCACGCAGCGCGTGGGCATCACGGATATCTCGATCAACTACAGCCGTCCTCTGGTCAACAAACGCCAGATATGGGGGAAGCTCGTCCCCTATGGGCAGGTTTGGCGGGCTGGCGCGAATGAGAACACCACCATCGAATTTGCCGATCCGGTCACGGTTGAAGGCAAACAGCTCGCAAAAGGGACTTACGGTCTCCACATGATTCCCGGAGAGAACGAGTGGACCGTGATCTTCTCGAAAGTGTCCACTGCCTGGGGAAGCTTCTCATATAAAGAAGACGAGGATGCGCTGCGTGTCTCGGTAAAGCCACAATCCGGCGAGTTTCGTGAGGCACTCGTTTACGACTTTGACGATGTGACTCCGGACTCGACGCTGGTCACGATGCGCTGGGAGAAAGTCTCTGTCCCATTCCGGATCGGTGTGCCAGTCAGCGATGTCGTGCAAGCCGATGTCAAAAACCAGCTCCGCGGAGGCGCGCAGTACATTTGGGAGCCATGGGACGAGGCTGCCAACTATTTCCTCGCCAGTAAAACGAACCTCCCGCAGGCTCTCGACTATGCGAATCACTCCATTCAGGTGGAATCCCGATTCGACAACCTGATTACGAAATCGCAGGTGCTCGAAGCGATGGGCAAGAAGGATGAATCGGCTGCAGCCCGCGCCCAGGCGCTTGACCTCGCCAATGCGCTCCAGATCCACGGCTATGCCAGGCAGCTGCAGAGCCAGGGACATCAGGATCAGGCGCTCGAACTGTTTCGCACAAACGTGAAGAAATATCCCAAAGGCTGGGTCGCACGCAACGAGGCTGCTCGCCTATCAGTTGCCCACGGCGACTACGACAATGCCGTGAAGGAGATGAAGCTTGCAGTTAACGAGGCTCCCGATATCTACAAGCCAGCCTTGAACGGTCTGGTAAAACGTTTGGAAGCCAAGGACGACATCAATAAGTAG
- a CDS encoding YkgJ family cysteine cluster protein, which produces MPCRRPARDRELVQIVDAALEDAARRAGDWLVCRPGCTQCCVGAFAINALDVARLRDGLAQLKRSDPDRAGQVQLRARAYLHRVTPQFPGDPESGILDESDQGEARFLDFADEEVCPALDPESGTCDLYQFRPMTCRVFGPPVRNEGGGLGVCELCFHGASNEDIAACEMKPDPEHLEDSLLIELGENGTTLVAFALAR; this is translated from the coding sequence ATGCCTTGTCGGCGTCCAGCCCGGGATCGAGAATTAGTTCAAATAGTCGACGCCGCGCTCGAGGATGCAGCTCGGCGGGCCGGAGACTGGCTGGTCTGCCGTCCCGGCTGCACGCAGTGCTGCGTGGGGGCATTCGCCATCAACGCTCTGGATGTCGCTCGCCTGCGCGATGGACTCGCACAGCTGAAACGTAGCGATCCCGATCGCGCAGGCCAAGTTCAGTTGCGAGCACGAGCTTATTTACATCGGGTGACGCCGCAATTTCCTGGAGATCCTGAATCGGGAATCCTCGACGAGAGCGATCAGGGGGAGGCGCGATTCCTCGATTTTGCCGATGAAGAGGTGTGTCCCGCGCTGGATCCGGAGTCAGGCACCTGCGATCTTTACCAATTCCGGCCGATGACTTGCCGCGTCTTTGGACCGCCAGTCCGCAACGAGGGCGGCGGCCTTGGGGTCTGCGAGCTGTGTTTTCACGGCGCGAGCAATGAAGACATCGCCGCCTGCGAGATGAAGCCCGATCCCGAACACCTGGAAGACTCGCTTCTGATTGAGCTTGGGGAGAATGGCACTACGCTCGTCGCTTTTGCGCTTGCCCGATGA
- a CDS encoding NADH-ubiquinone oxidoreductase-F iron-sulfur binding region domain-containing protein — translation MAIPGTSLAQPSPTAHNTDGIFEDLKAIQREYGYLPAEKLQAIADARSMHVREVFAVASFYPHFHLTAPARVDIRVCTDMSCHLRGANVLKRQIQDRLYGHSGTDCSIREISCLGRCDGAPAVLISSKTEEQIYDNITSDRIADAVVRNLSGEPLPHTRPERLRQELHSDPYVGMPKYRVLYSLVQTGDFAGVITLLKASALRGMGGAGFPTGNKWEIVRNCVDDEKYVVCNADESEPGTIKDRFIMQHLPHLLVEGMIICGLVTGAKKGILYIRHEYEHPRDACQDEIDACYKDGLLGKNVLGSDLDFDLSIFVSPGGYICGEETALIEAIEGKRSEPRNKPPFPVYQGLWHKPTALNNVETFALATVILARGVDWFKNYGRKGSPGIKFVGISGEVLNPGVFEVPMGITYDELINGYAGGPLPGKTIKAFAPSGPSSGYLPASMLNLPLDWDTMSKPPVSSMVGSGAIVVCSNEACMLDMALNAVKFYRNESCGKCVPCRVGSQKLVDMLTAWTQGKQNPTDLQALDELNQALALTSICGLGQIVPAPIQSVMRHFRDEIDAHVKDKDCPAGVCRIGGS, via the coding sequence GTGGCGATTCCCGGTACTTCACTGGCCCAACCGAGTCCAACGGCGCACAATACCGACGGCATTTTTGAGGACCTTAAAGCGATTCAGCGGGAATATGGGTACCTGCCCGCCGAAAAGCTTCAGGCGATCGCCGACGCTCGGTCTATGCACGTTCGGGAAGTTTTCGCTGTAGCCAGCTTTTACCCGCACTTTCACCTCACAGCTCCTGCGCGCGTCGATATTCGTGTGTGCACCGACATGTCGTGTCATCTTCGCGGCGCAAACGTCCTAAAGAGGCAGATCCAAGACCGCCTCTACGGACATTCCGGCACAGATTGCAGCATCCGGGAAATCTCATGCCTCGGTCGTTGCGATGGTGCGCCCGCAGTGCTTATCTCCAGTAAGACTGAAGAGCAGATTTACGACAACATCACGAGCGATCGCATCGCCGATGCCGTTGTACGAAATTTGAGTGGAGAGCCGCTGCCCCACACGCGTCCCGAGCGACTGCGGCAGGAACTGCATTCCGATCCGTACGTTGGCATGCCGAAGTATCGCGTTCTGTACAGCCTTGTTCAGACGGGCGACTTCGCCGGTGTGATCACGCTGCTAAAAGCGAGTGCCCTACGCGGCATGGGCGGTGCGGGATTCCCTACCGGAAACAAATGGGAGATAGTTCGCAACTGTGTGGACGACGAGAAGTACGTAGTCTGCAACGCCGATGAGAGCGAACCCGGCACAATCAAAGATCGCTTTATCATGCAGCACCTGCCCCACCTGCTGGTCGAGGGCATGATCATTTGTGGGCTGGTCACTGGCGCGAAAAAAGGAATTCTCTACATCCGCCATGAGTACGAGCATCCGAGAGACGCTTGCCAGGATGAAATCGATGCCTGCTACAAAGATGGACTGTTAGGCAAAAACGTCCTCGGTTCCGATTTGGATTTCGACCTGAGCATCTTCGTGAGCCCTGGCGGATACATCTGCGGAGAAGAAACCGCGCTAATCGAAGCCATTGAAGGCAAGCGCTCGGAGCCGAGGAACAAGCCTCCGTTCCCTGTTTATCAGGGCTTATGGCACAAGCCCACTGCTTTGAACAACGTCGAAACGTTTGCCTTGGCGACCGTCATCCTCGCTCGCGGTGTGGACTGGTTCAAGAACTACGGGCGCAAGGGCTCTCCTGGCATCAAGTTCGTTGGTATCAGCGGTGAAGTCCTAAATCCGGGAGTTTTTGAAGTTCCGATGGGAATTACCTACGACGAACTCATCAATGGTTACGCGGGCGGCCCGCTTCCGGGAAAAACCATCAAGGCGTTCGCTCCTTCCGGACCTTCCTCGGGATATTTGCCGGCCTCCATGCTGAATCTGCCACTCGACTGGGACACGATGTCGAAGCCGCCTGTAAGTTCCATGGTGGGATCCGGAGCTATTGTCGTTTGTTCCAACGAAGCTTGCATGCTCGACATGGCATTGAACGCGGTGAAGTTCTACCGCAACGAATCCTGCGGCAAATGTGTTCCCTGTCGTGTTGGCTCGCAAAAGTTGGTCGACATGCTCACCGCCTGGACTCAGGGCAAGCAGAATCCTACGGACCTTCAAGCGTTGGATGAACTCAATCAGGCGTTAGCACTAACTTCGATTTGTGGATTGGGACAGATTGTTCCAGCGCCGATTCAGTCAGTGATGAGGCACTTTCGCGATGAGATCGATGCCCACGTCAAAGACAAAGACTGTCCCGCGGGTGTCTGCCGGATCGGAGGCTCGTGA